The following proteins come from a genomic window of Streptomyces sp. NBC_00539:
- a CDS encoding phosphotransferase family protein: MVTEGAEDIGGDQDGQDWGSTRSWVQKQLSEGEYVERAVRLRGGWTSQMRRLDLRGPDGARSLVLRSFVEPFFRRHAEGLLSREAAVLRLLGGTDVPAATLAAVDATARHCDHPSLLMSLLPGTVRLDEQDADERAELLARQLVGIHRLPVTTQRRPRTYQAWTSPERAVPPADTHRPGLWRRAVDVIRREPPAYRGCFLHRDFHPGNVLFTGSGDGLRISGVVDWVETSWGPADLDVAHCSTALALLHGAPAGIRFADRYAAAGGTLAEDRAEHLYWRLLDALGFAPDAEKVGVPWRELGRTDLAAGVLTRRLEEYVQALFDRYA; the protein is encoded by the coding sequence ATGGTGACGGAGGGGGCCGAGGACATCGGCGGGGACCAGGACGGTCAGGACTGGGGTTCCACCCGCTCCTGGGTGCAGAAGCAGCTGTCCGAGGGCGAGTACGTGGAACGGGCCGTGCGGCTGCGCGGCGGGTGGACGTCACAGATGCGCAGGCTGGACCTGCGGGGACCGGATGGGGCGCGCTCTCTGGTCCTGCGGTCCTTCGTCGAGCCGTTCTTCCGCCGGCACGCGGAAGGCCTGCTGTCCCGGGAGGCGGCCGTCCTGCGCCTGCTCGGCGGTACGGACGTGCCCGCGGCCACCCTCGCCGCGGTGGACGCGACGGCGCGGCACTGCGACCACCCCTCCTTGCTGATGAGCCTGCTGCCGGGGACCGTGCGCCTGGACGAGCAGGACGCCGACGAACGCGCCGAACTGCTGGCCCGGCAACTGGTGGGCATCCACCGGCTGCCGGTCACCACGCAACGGCGGCCCCGCACCTATCAGGCGTGGACCTCCCCGGAGCGGGCGGTCCCGCCCGCGGACACGCACAGGCCCGGGCTGTGGCGGCGGGCCGTGGACGTCATCCGCCGCGAGCCGCCCGCCTACCGGGGCTGCTTCCTGCACCGGGACTTCCATCCCGGCAACGTCCTGTTCACCGGGAGCGGCGACGGTCTTCGGATCAGCGGTGTCGTCGACTGGGTGGAGACGTCCTGGGGGCCGGCCGACCTGGACGTGGCGCACTGCTCTACGGCCCTCGCCCTGCTCCACGGCGCTCCCGCGGGCATCCGGTTCGCCGACCGGTACGCCGCCGCCGGAGGGACCCTGGCCGAAGACCGCGCCGAGCACCTCTACTGGAGGCTCCTGGACGCGCTGGGCTTCGCCCCCGATGCCGAGAAGGTGGGCGTCCCCTGGCGCGAGCTGGGCCGCACCGACCTGGCCGCCGGGGTCCTGACCCGCAGGCTCGAGGAGTACGTCCAGGCGCTGTTCGACCGCTACGCCTGA
- a CDS encoding hemolysin family protein, whose translation MNALQLLFALLLVLANGFFVGAEFALVSVRRSQIEPLASGSKRARQVLHGLENLPRMMAAAQFGITLCSLTLGAVAEPTVARLLEPLFQAVHVPEGLVHPLGYAVALAAVVFLHLVIGEMVPKNLAMAAPERTALWFSPGLVAFARLCGPVTTALGACATFVLRLFKVEPKDEVEAVYTSAQLGRLLKDSRQAGLLEPVEQERLEDALELGTRPVTDVLLARDRLVTVGPDVTPRQIEQLTVRTGYSRFPVRSGNGAFMGYLHVKDVLDLEERERAVPQRVWRRMTTLSSTLPLDDALTVMRRDATHLAQVAGPGGRVLGLVAMEDVLEMLVGEVRDPAHRTPPPARRAPAPEDAMAG comes from the coding sequence GTGAACGCGCTCCAACTGCTCTTCGCCCTGCTGCTCGTGCTGGCCAACGGTTTCTTCGTCGGCGCCGAGTTCGCCCTGGTCTCCGTACGCCGCAGCCAGATCGAACCCCTCGCGTCCGGTTCCAAGCGGGCCCGCCAGGTGCTGCACGGCCTGGAGAACCTGCCCCGGATGATGGCTGCCGCGCAGTTCGGCATCACCCTGTGCTCGCTGACGCTCGGCGCGGTCGCCGAACCCACCGTGGCCCGGCTGCTGGAGCCCCTCTTCCAGGCCGTCCACGTCCCGGAGGGCCTGGTCCATCCGCTCGGCTACGCCGTCGCGCTCGCCGCCGTGGTCTTCCTCCACCTGGTCATCGGCGAGATGGTGCCCAAGAACCTGGCCATGGCCGCCCCCGAGCGGACCGCCCTGTGGTTCAGCCCCGGCCTGGTCGCCTTCGCCCGCCTGTGCGGGCCGGTCACCACCGCGCTCGGCGCCTGCGCCACCTTCGTCCTGCGGCTCTTCAAGGTCGAGCCCAAGGACGAGGTCGAAGCCGTGTACACCAGTGCCCAGCTCGGCCGGCTCCTCAAGGACTCCCGGCAGGCCGGGCTCCTGGAGCCGGTCGAACAGGAGCGCCTGGAGGACGCCTTGGAGCTGGGCACCCGCCCCGTCACCGACGTCCTCCTCGCCCGGGACCGGCTCGTCACCGTCGGCCCCGACGTCACACCGCGGCAGATCGAACAGCTGACCGTGCGGACGGGCTACTCGCGGTTCCCCGTCCGCTCCGGCAACGGCGCCTTCATGGGCTACCTGCACGTCAAGGACGTACTGGACCTGGAGGAGCGGGAGCGGGCAGTGCCCCAGCGGGTCTGGCGCCGGATGACGACCCTGTCCTCCACCCTCCCGCTGGACGACGCGCTGACCGTCATGCGCCGCGACGCCACCCACCTGGCGCAGGTCGCCGGCCCGGGCGGCCGGGTGCTGGGCCTGGTCGCCATGGAGGACGTGCTGGAGATGCTGGTCGGCGAGGTCCGCGACCCCGCCCACCGCACGCCCCCGCCGGCCCGCAGGGCCCCCGCCCCGGAAGACGCCATGGCCGGCTGA
- the ribD gene encoding bifunctional diaminohydroxyphosphoribosylaminopyrimidine deaminase/5-amino-6-(5-phosphoribosylamino)uracil reductase RibD produces the protein MRQEDPVATDAAQTAPETGAAAMRRAIALAARGLGSTSPNPVVGCVITDAAGTVVGEGWHQRAGGPHAEVHALRAAGPAARGGTAYVTLEPCNHTGRTGPCAQALLEAGVTRVVYAVPDPDPQASGGAATLRAAGVQTEGGFLEAEAEAGNIAWLTSVRLGRPHVTWKYAATLDGRSAAADGSSRWITSPESRADVHRLRAEADAVLVGGGTLRADDPHLAVRGVEGATQPLRVALDTHAALLPGARILDDAAPTLLVVAEDADTRHLPGVDLLRLPLRDGRVPVPELLTALHARGVRSVFLEGGPTLAGAFLEAGAVDRVVGYLAPALLGSGPAALADAGITTIARAVRLDITEAVRVGADLRITAVPTTAVPTTAPKEH, from the coding sequence ATGAGGCAGGAGGACCCGGTGGCGACAGACGCCGCGCAGACCGCACCCGAGACGGGTGCCGCCGCCATGCGCCGGGCGATCGCCCTCGCGGCCCGCGGACTCGGCTCCACCAGCCCCAACCCCGTCGTCGGCTGTGTCATCACCGACGCCGCCGGAACGGTCGTCGGCGAGGGCTGGCACCAGCGGGCCGGCGGTCCGCACGCGGAGGTCCACGCCCTGCGCGCCGCGGGCCCCGCCGCCCGGGGCGGAACCGCCTACGTCACCCTCGAACCCTGCAACCACACCGGACGCACCGGCCCCTGCGCGCAGGCCCTCCTCGAAGCGGGCGTCACCCGCGTCGTCTACGCGGTCCCCGACCCCGACCCGCAGGCCAGTGGCGGCGCCGCCACCCTGCGCGCGGCCGGCGTCCAGACCGAGGGCGGCTTCCTGGAGGCCGAGGCCGAGGCCGGCAACATCGCGTGGCTGACCTCCGTACGCCTGGGCCGCCCCCACGTCACCTGGAAGTACGCCGCCACCCTCGACGGCCGCAGCGCCGCCGCCGACGGCAGCAGCCGCTGGATCACCTCCCCCGAATCCCGCGCCGACGTCCACCGGCTGCGCGCCGAGGCCGACGCCGTCCTCGTGGGCGGCGGAACCCTGCGTGCCGACGACCCGCACCTGGCCGTACGCGGCGTCGAAGGGGCCACCCAGCCGCTGCGCGTCGCCCTCGACACGCACGCCGCCCTCCTGCCCGGAGCCCGCATCCTCGACGACGCGGCCCCGACCCTGCTCGTCGTCGCCGAGGACGCCGACACCCGGCACCTGCCCGGCGTCGACCTGCTCCGGCTGCCCCTGCGCGACGGCCGCGTCCCCGTCCCCGAACTCCTCACGGCCCTGCACGCCCGGGGGGTGCGCTCCGTGTTCCTCGAAGGCGGTCCCACCCTGGCGGGCGCCTTCCTCGAAGCCGGGGCCGTCGACCGCGTCGTCGGCTACCTCGCCCCGGCCCTGCTCGGCTCCGGCCCCGCGGCCCTCGCCGACGCCGGCATCACCACCATCGCCCGGGCGGTGCGCCTCGACATCACCGAGGCCGTCCGCGTCGGCGCCGACCTGCGCATCACCGCCGTCCCCACCACTGCCGTCCCCACCACCGCCCCCAAGGAGCACTGA
- a CDS encoding nicotinamide mononucleotide transporter family protein, with the protein MSALTWLNTEAFEIVGQKVIWSDMIGNLMGLAALALGWRRSIWTWPAQLLSGLILIAAYASAHLSGGVGKQLLVIGVAAWGWRAWQRGRQQAQDGSIAVRTATWRERGLLLAGAALGTLAVGGLFTLFPDLSWSPWADAYIFVGTIVAMVAQARGLVEFWAAWLLVDLVGVPLAFTGGLAFSGLVYVVYFALVLWGAYDWYQRSRTTTAPALEGATA; encoded by the coding sequence GTGAGCGCCCTGACCTGGCTCAACACCGAGGCCTTCGAGATCGTCGGCCAGAAGGTCATCTGGTCCGACATGATCGGCAACCTGATGGGCCTGGCCGCCCTCGCGCTCGGCTGGCGCCGCTCCATCTGGACCTGGCCCGCCCAGCTCCTGTCCGGCCTCATCCTCATCGCCGCCTACGCCTCCGCCCACCTCTCCGGCGGTGTCGGCAAGCAGCTCCTGGTCATCGGCGTGGCCGCATGGGGCTGGCGCGCCTGGCAGCGCGGCAGGCAGCAGGCCCAGGACGGCTCCATCGCCGTCCGCACCGCCACCTGGCGCGAGCGCGGCCTGCTCCTCGCCGGAGCGGCCCTCGGCACCCTCGCCGTGGGCGGCCTCTTCACCCTGTTCCCGGACCTGTCGTGGAGCCCCTGGGCCGACGCCTACATCTTCGTCGGCACCATCGTGGCGATGGTCGCCCAGGCCCGCGGCCTGGTCGAGTTCTGGGCGGCCTGGCTCCTCGTCGACCTCGTCGGCGTCCCGCTCGCCTTCACGGGCGGCCTGGCCTTCTCCGGCCTCGTCTACGTCGTCTACTTCGCACTCGTCCTGTGGGGCGCGTACGACTGGTACCAGCGCTCGCGCACCACCACCGCCCCGGCCCTCGAAGGAGCAACGGCATGA
- a CDS encoding hemolysin family protein, translating to MTIPLLLLVAAFALILANGFFVAAEFGLVTVERPEAERAAADGDRRARTVVSALRELSFQLSGTQLGITITSLVVGMLAEPALAALLSGPLAATGLPAGAVSGVSVVIGMLLASAVQMVVGELVPKNWAVSRPLQVARFVAGPQQSFSRAFRPVIAALNAVANRLVRALGVEPAEEMASARTPGELVSLVRHSAQAGALEQDTADLFVRTLSLGGLTAQHVMTPRVKVSALMHTATAADVLNLTRATGLSRFPVYRERIDEVTGVVHLKDALAVPEAERARTTVTRICVAPLLVPGSLPVQPLLERLRSEQPMAVVVDEYGGTAGVVTLEDIVEELVGEVRDEHDLAEDDSPELAAVPAEDGRPSWEADGSCRVHTLRRIGLEVPEGPYETVAGLVADLLGRIPAPGDRAELPGWRLSVRQVRRYRAERVRLVRTAPLTAPAELEAVGR from the coding sequence ATGACCATCCCGCTACTCCTTCTCGTGGCGGCATTCGCCCTGATCCTCGCCAACGGCTTCTTCGTGGCGGCCGAGTTCGGCCTCGTCACCGTGGAACGGCCCGAGGCCGAACGCGCCGCGGCCGACGGTGACCGCCGTGCCCGCACGGTCGTCAGCGCCCTGCGTGAGCTGTCCTTCCAGCTCTCCGGCACCCAGCTCGGCATCACCATCACCTCCCTGGTCGTCGGCATGCTCGCCGAACCGGCCCTCGCGGCCCTGCTGTCCGGTCCGCTCGCCGCCACCGGGCTGCCCGCGGGAGCCGTCTCGGGCGTCTCCGTCGTCATCGGCATGCTGCTCGCCTCCGCCGTCCAGATGGTCGTCGGCGAACTCGTCCCGAAGAACTGGGCGGTCTCCCGCCCGCTCCAGGTGGCCCGGTTCGTCGCCGGACCGCAGCAGTCCTTCTCCCGTGCCTTCCGGCCGGTCATCGCGGCCCTCAACGCCGTGGCGAACCGTCTCGTACGGGCGCTCGGCGTGGAGCCGGCCGAGGAGATGGCCTCCGCCCGCACCCCCGGCGAGCTCGTGTCCCTGGTCCGCCATTCGGCTCAGGCCGGCGCCCTGGAGCAGGACACCGCCGACCTGTTCGTACGGACCCTGTCCCTGGGCGGGCTCACGGCCCAGCACGTCATGACGCCCCGGGTGAAGGTCAGCGCCCTGATGCACACGGCCACCGCGGCCGACGTGCTCAACCTGACCCGGGCCACCGGCCTGTCCCGTTTCCCGGTCTACCGCGAGCGCATCGACGAGGTCACCGGCGTCGTCCACCTCAAGGACGCCCTCGCCGTACCGGAGGCGGAGCGCGCCCGCACCACCGTGACCCGCATCTGCGTCGCCCCGCTGCTGGTGCCCGGCTCGCTGCCGGTGCAGCCGCTGCTGGAGCGGCTGCGCAGCGAACAGCCGATGGCCGTCGTCGTGGACGAGTACGGCGGCACCGCCGGTGTCGTCACCCTGGAGGACATCGTGGAAGAACTCGTCGGCGAGGTCCGCGACGAACACGACCTCGCGGAGGACGACAGCCCCGAGCTGGCAGCCGTGCCCGCCGAGGACGGCCGCCCGTCCTGGGAGGCCGACGGAAGCTGCCGCGTGCACACCCTGCGCCGGATAGGCCTGGAGGTACCCGAAGGCCCGTACGAGACCGTCGCCGGTCTCGTCGCCGATCTGCTCGGCCGGATCCCCGCCCCCGGGGACCGCGCCGAACTCCCCGGCTGGAGGCTGTCCGTCCGCCAGGTGCGCCGCTACCGGGCCGAACGGGTCCGGCTCGTACGCACCGCCCCGCTCACCGCTCCCGCCGAACTCGAGGCGGTCGGCCGGTGA
- a CDS encoding bifunctional 3,4-dihydroxy-2-butanone-4-phosphate synthase/GTP cyclohydrolase II produces the protein MTPLKPVPDVPEDLHAQTFRLDPVEQAIRDIAAGRPVVVVDDEDRENEGDLVIAAEKATPEIIAFMMSECRGLICAPMEGPELDRLELPQMVQHNTESMKTAFTVSVDASAAHGVSTGISAADRATTLRLLAAGTSEPSDFVRPGHIFPLRAKAGGVLVRNGHTEAAVDLARLAGLRPAGAIVEIAGEDGVMLRLPELVPFARKHGLTIISIEDLIAYRRSAEPTVRREAEVNLPTAFGTFTAYGYRSTVDGVEHVALVHGEVGDGSDILVRMHSECLTGDIFQSQRCDCGPQLHASMARIQAEGRGVVVYLRGHEGRGIGLLSKLRAYELQERGRDTLDANLELGLPADARDYGAGAQILADLGVRSVRLLTNNPDKADALVGHGIAVAGRESMPIEAGEHNLRYLRTKRDRMGHDLPWLEGPVTTSACGNQ, from the coding sequence ATGACCCCCCTCAAGCCCGTGCCGGACGTGCCCGAAGACCTCCACGCGCAGACGTTCCGCCTCGACCCCGTCGAGCAGGCCATCCGGGACATCGCGGCAGGCCGCCCGGTCGTCGTCGTCGACGACGAGGACCGCGAGAACGAGGGGGACCTCGTCATCGCAGCCGAGAAGGCCACCCCCGAGATCATCGCGTTCATGATGAGCGAGTGCCGCGGCCTGATCTGCGCCCCCATGGAGGGGCCCGAACTGGACCGCCTCGAACTTCCCCAGATGGTCCAGCACAACACCGAGTCGATGAAGACCGCCTTCACCGTCTCCGTCGACGCGAGCGCCGCCCACGGCGTCAGCACCGGCATCTCCGCCGCCGACCGCGCCACCACCCTGCGGCTGCTGGCCGCCGGCACCAGCGAACCCTCGGACTTCGTCCGCCCCGGCCACATCTTCCCGCTGCGCGCCAAGGCCGGCGGCGTCCTGGTCCGCAACGGCCACACCGAGGCCGCCGTCGACCTCGCCCGCCTCGCGGGCCTGCGCCCGGCCGGCGCCATCGTGGAGATCGCCGGCGAGGACGGCGTGATGCTGCGGCTGCCCGAGCTGGTCCCCTTCGCCCGCAAGCACGGTCTGACGATCATCTCCATAGAGGATCTGATCGCCTACCGCCGCTCCGCCGAGCCGACCGTGCGCCGGGAGGCCGAGGTCAACCTGCCGACCGCCTTCGGCACGTTCACGGCCTACGGCTACCGCTCCACCGTCGACGGGGTCGAGCACGTCGCCCTCGTCCACGGCGAGGTCGGCGACGGCAGCGACATCCTGGTCCGCATGCACTCCGAGTGCCTGACCGGCGACATCTTCCAGTCCCAGCGCTGCGACTGCGGCCCGCAGCTGCACGCCTCCATGGCCCGCATCCAGGCCGAGGGCCGCGGCGTGGTCGTCTACCTGCGCGGCCACGAGGGCCGCGGCATCGGGCTGCTGTCCAAGCTGCGCGCGTACGAACTCCAGGAGCGCGGCCGCGACACCCTGGACGCCAACCTGGAGCTCGGCCTGCCCGCCGACGCCCGCGACTACGGGGCCGGCGCGCAGATCCTCGCCGACCTCGGCGTCCGCAGCGTGCGGCTGCTCACCAACAACCCCGACAAGGCGGACGCCCTCGTCGGCCACGGCATCGCCGTCGCCGGCCGGGAGTCGATGCCGATCGAGGCCGGCGAGCACAACCTGCGGTACCTGCGCACCAAGCGCGACCGCATGGGCCACGACCTGCCCTGGCTGGAAGGGCCCGTGACCACCTCCGCCTGCGGCAACCAGTAA
- the hisG gene encoding ATP phosphoribosyltransferase, with translation MLRIAVPNKGSLSGPASAMLHEAGYRMRKESKELVVVDPENEVEFFYLRPKDIAIYVSSGKLDIGITGRDLLLDSGASAEEILPLNFGRSTFRYATLPGTAKGPEDFTGMTIATSYEGIVAKHLAEKGIDASVVHLDGAVETAIQLGVAQIIADVVETGTSLRNAGLEVIGEPILTSEAVVIRGNGTDPADPQAQQFLRRLQGVLVARSYVMMDYDCRAEHLERAVALTPGLESPTVSPLHNEGWVAVRAMVPAKEAQRIMDDLYELGARAILTTSIHACRL, from the coding sequence ATGCTGCGCATCGCCGTCCCCAACAAGGGTTCACTCTCCGGACCGGCGTCGGCGATGCTCCATGAGGCCGGCTACCGGATGCGCAAGGAGTCCAAGGAACTCGTGGTCGTCGACCCCGAGAACGAGGTGGAGTTCTTCTACCTCCGCCCCAAGGACATCGCGATCTACGTGTCCTCCGGCAAGCTCGACATCGGCATCACCGGCCGGGACCTGCTGCTCGACTCCGGCGCCAGCGCCGAGGAGATCCTGCCGCTGAACTTCGGCCGGTCCACCTTCCGCTACGCCACCCTGCCCGGCACCGCGAAGGGCCCCGAGGACTTCACCGGGATGACGATCGCGACCTCGTACGAGGGAATCGTCGCCAAGCACCTCGCCGAGAAGGGCATCGACGCCTCCGTCGTCCACCTCGACGGCGCGGTCGAGACCGCCATCCAGCTCGGCGTCGCCCAGATCATCGCGGACGTCGTGGAGACCGGCACCAGCCTGCGCAACGCCGGCCTGGAAGTCATCGGCGAGCCGATCCTCACCTCCGAGGCCGTCGTCATCCGCGGCAACGGCACCGACCCGGCCGACCCGCAGGCCCAGCAGTTCCTGCGCCGCCTCCAGGGCGTCCTGGTGGCCCGCAGCTACGTGATGATGGACTACGACTGCCGCGCCGAGCACCTGGAGCGCGCGGTCGCCCTCACCCCCGGCCTGGAGTCGCCGACCGTCTCCCCGCTGCACAACGAGGGCTGGGTCGCCGTCCGGGCCATGGTTCCCGCCAAGGAAGCCCAGCGGATCATGGATGACCTGTACGAGCTCGGCGCGCGCGCGATCCTCACCACCTCCATCCACGCCTGCCGTCTCTGA
- a CDS encoding riboflavin synthase encodes MFTGIVEELGEVTAVEQLAEASRFRLRGPLVTEGAKHGDSIAVNGVCLTVVETADGEFTADVMQETLNRSSLGALAKGSRVNLERPMALGGRLGGHLVQGHVDGTGEILSRTPSEHWEIVKVALPAHLSRYVVEKGSITVDGVSLTVVEAAADWFTVSLIPTTLALTTLGRKQPGDPVNLEVDVLAKYVERLLAAGVDPLRTEGEAQ; translated from the coding sequence GTGTTCACCGGAATCGTCGAAGAACTGGGCGAGGTCACCGCCGTCGAGCAGCTCGCCGAAGCCTCGCGCTTCCGCCTGCGCGGCCCCCTCGTCACCGAGGGCGCGAAGCACGGCGACTCCATCGCCGTCAACGGCGTCTGCCTGACCGTCGTGGAGACCGCGGACGGCGAGTTCACCGCCGACGTCATGCAGGAGACCCTGAACCGCTCCAGCCTCGGCGCCCTGGCCAAGGGCTCGCGGGTCAACCTGGAGCGCCCGATGGCGCTCGGCGGACGCCTCGGGGGCCACCTGGTCCAGGGACACGTGGACGGCACCGGCGAGATCCTCTCCCGCACCCCCTCCGAGCACTGGGAGATCGTCAAGGTAGCCCTCCCGGCCCACCTGTCCCGCTACGTCGTGGAGAAGGGCTCCATCACCGTCGACGGCGTCAGCCTCACCGTCGTGGAGGCCGCCGCCGACTGGTTCACGGTCAGCCTCATCCCGACGACCCTCGCCCTGACCACGCTCGGCCGCAAGCAGCCCGGCGACCCGGTCAACCTGGAGGTCGACGTCCTCGCCAAATACGTCGAACGCCTGCTGGCCGCCGGAGTGGACCCGCTGCGCACCGAAGGAGAAGCCCAGTGA
- a CDS encoding PH domain-containing protein, translated as MADAAAQPEPPALPVTFRPTRTRAVLLGAGLAVFVTITAIALLLNLHPGERISFVFTAVLLSSVLVLLSRPKVVADEAGVTVVNLTRTRRLEWAQILRVNLRPGDPWVFLDLSDGTSLPVLGIQPGIARARAIGDARTLRALAETRGTGTKGH; from the coding sequence ATGGCCGACGCCGCCGCCCAGCCCGAACCGCCCGCCCTGCCGGTCACCTTCCGCCCGACCCGCACGAGGGCCGTGCTGCTGGGCGCCGGCCTCGCCGTCTTCGTCACGATCACGGCGATCGCCCTGCTCCTGAACCTGCACCCCGGCGAGCGGATCAGCTTCGTCTTCACCGCGGTCCTGCTCAGCTCCGTCCTCGTGCTGCTCAGCCGCCCCAAGGTGGTCGCGGACGAGGCCGGGGTCACCGTCGTCAACCTCACCCGCACCCGCCGCCTGGAGTGGGCGCAGATCCTGCGGGTGAACCTCCGTCCGGGCGACCCGTGGGTCTTCCTCGACCTGAGCGACGGCACCAGCCTGCCCGTCCTCGGCATCCAGCCCGGCATCGCCAGGGCCCGGGCCATCGGCGACGCGCGCACCCTGCGCGCGCTGGCCGAAACCCGCGGAACCGGTACAAAGGGCCACTGA
- a CDS encoding phosphoribosyl-ATP diphosphatase: protein MANKPSKSFEELFTELQLKAANGDPSSSRTAELVGKGVHAIGKKVVEEAAEVWMAAEYEGKEAAAEEISQLLYHVQVMMVARGISLDDVYAHL, encoded by the coding sequence ATGGCGAACAAACCCTCCAAGAGCTTCGAAGAGCTCTTCACCGAGCTCCAGCTCAAGGCCGCCAACGGCGACCCCAGCTCCTCCCGTACCGCCGAGCTCGTCGGCAAGGGCGTCCATGCCATCGGCAAGAAGGTCGTCGAGGAGGCCGCCGAGGTCTGGATGGCCGCCGAGTACGAGGGCAAGGAAGCCGCCGCCGAGGAGATCTCCCAGCTGCTCTACCACGTCCAGGTGATGATGGTCGCGCGCGGGATCTCCCTCGACGACGTCTACGCGCACCTCTAG
- the ribH gene encoding 6,7-dimethyl-8-ribityllumazine synthase: protein MSGKGAPELSVKNCGDLRVAVIAAQWHEKVMDGLVDGALRALHELGIDEPTLLRVPGSFELPVVAKVLAGRGYDAIVALGVVIRGGTPHFDYVCQGVTQGLVQVSIDTGVPVGFGVLTCDNDEQALDRAGLEGSNEDKGHEAVTAAVSTAMTLRTVSEPWR, encoded by the coding sequence GTGAGCGGCAAGGGCGCACCCGAACTGAGCGTGAAGAACTGCGGCGACCTGCGGGTCGCCGTGATCGCGGCCCAGTGGCACGAGAAGGTCATGGACGGGCTGGTCGACGGCGCCCTGCGGGCCCTGCACGAGCTGGGCATCGACGAGCCCACCCTGCTGCGCGTCCCCGGCAGCTTCGAGCTGCCGGTCGTGGCGAAGGTACTGGCCGGTCGCGGCTACGATGCCATCGTCGCCCTCGGTGTGGTCATCCGCGGCGGCACCCCGCACTTCGACTACGTCTGCCAGGGCGTCACCCAAGGCCTGGTACAGGTGTCGATCGACACCGGAGTCCCCGTCGGCTTCGGTGTCCTGACCTGCGACAACGATGAGCAGGCGCTGGACCGCGCCGGGCTTGAGGGGTCGAACGAGGACAAGGGGCACGAAGCGGTCACCGCCGCCGTCTCCACCGCCATGACCCTGCGGACCGTCAGCGAACCCTGGCGCTGA